A genomic region of Metopolophium dirhodum isolate CAU chromosome 1, ASM1992520v1, whole genome shotgun sequence contains the following coding sequences:
- the LOC132933739 gene encoding uncharacterized protein LOC132933739, whose product MVVNAQKAPDSMLCDTGLDEQSPLPPDHKLQDQPSENCYHNDVVNAQKAPDSMLCDTSLDEQSPLPTDHNLQDQTSENCNHNMVVNAQIAPDSMLCDTGLDEQSPPPTDHNLQDQPSENCNHNKVVNAQEPDSTMDVLSRKKKKNCLHCSSFHRRTIEISIQQKRGRK is encoded by the exons ATGGTTGTCAATGCTCAGA aAGCACCAGATAGTATGTTGTGCGATACAGGCTTAGACGAGCAATCACCGCTGCCACCAGATCATAAACTACAGGACCAACCGTCAGAGAACTGTTATCACAATGATGTTGTCAATGCTCAGA aAGCACCAGATAGTATGTTGTGCGATACAAGCTTAGACGAGCAATCACCGCTGCCAACAGATCATAACCTACAGGACCAAACGTCAGAGAACTGTAATCACAATATGGTTGTCAATGCTCAGA tAGCACCAGATAGTATGTTGTGCGATACAGGCTTAGACGAGCAATCGCCGCCGCCAACAGATCATAACCTACAGGACCAACCGTCAGAGAACTGTAATCATAATAAGGTTGTCAATGCTCAGG aaccTGACAGTACTATGGATGTTTTgtccaggaaaaaaaaaaaaaattgtctgcaCTGTAGTTCGTTCCACAGAAGAACCATTGAAATTAGTATTCAACAGAAAAGAGGCCGAAAGTGA